GTTCAGCTGGACCGAGAAAGCTTCTCTTGTTCGATCTGTCTGGATCTACTGAAGGATCCGGTGACTATTCCCTGTGGACACAGCTACTGCATGAACTGTATTAAAACCCACTGGGATGGAGAGGATTATAAGAGAATCTACAGCTGTCCTCAGTGCAGAGAGACTTTCACACCGAGGCCTGTCCTGCTGAAAAACACCATGTTAGCAGTTTTAGTAGAGGAACTAAAGAAGACTGGACTCCAAGCTGCTCCTGCTGATCACTGCTATGCTGGACCTGAAGATGTGGCCTGTGATGTCTGCACTGGGAGAAAACTGAAAGCCCTCAAGTCCTGTCTGGTGTGTTTGGTCTCTTACTGTGATCAACACCTTCAGCCTCATTGTGAATTACCTATATTTGAGAAACACAGGCTGGTGGAGCCCTCCAAGAATCTCAAGGAGAACATCTGCTCTCATCATGATGAGGTGATGAAGATTTTTTGCCGTACTGATCAGCAGTGTATctgttatctctgcttaatGGATGAACATAAAGGCCACGACACAGTCTTAGCTGCAGCAGAAAGGACTGAGAGGCAGAAAGAGCTCGACGGGAATCGACAAAACACCCAGCAGAGAAtccaggacagagagaaagatgtgaaGCTGCTTCAACAGGAGGTGAAGGCTATCAATCGCTCTGCTAATAAAGTAGTGGAGGACAGTGAGAAGATCTTCACTGAGCTGATCCGTCTCATGGAGAAAAGACGGTTTGATGTGAAGCAGAAGGTCAGATCGCAGCAGAAAACTGAAGTGAGTCGAGTCATCGAGGTTcaggagaagctggagcagGAGATCACTGAGCTGAAGAGGAAAGACGCTGAGCTGAAGAAGCTCTCAGAGACAGAGGATCACAACAAGTTTCTCCACAACTACTCCTCACTGTCACCACTCAGTGAATCTACAGACTCATCCAACATTAATATCCGTCCTCTGTGCTACTTTGAGGATGTGGCAGTGGCTGTGTCAGAAGCCAGAGATACAATACAGGAGATTCTGAGTGAGATATGGACTAACATCTCACTGACTGAAACTGAAGTGGATGTTTTACTGTCACAACCAGAGCCCAAGACCAGAGATGACTTCTTAAAATATTTGTGTGAAATCACACTGGATCCAAACACAGCACACCAAGAGCTGTTATTATCTGAGGGGAACAGGAAAGCTACATCAGTAAAACAACTACAGTCTTATCCTAGTCACCCAGACAGATTCACTAGGTCTAAACAGGTCCTGAGTAGAGAGAGTCTGACCGGACGTTGTTACTGGGAGGTTGAGTGGGATGGGAGAGGGATTGATGTAGCAGTTGCATATAAGGATATCAGCAGAGCAGGGAGCTCGGATGAATGTGGATTTGGACGAAATGACAAATCATGGGCGATAAAATGTGACTGTAACTCTATTAAGTTTTGGCACAACAACGTTGAATATTCCACCCCAGGTTTATATCCCTGGAAAGCAGGAGTGTACCTGGATCACAGTGCAGGTACTCTGTCCTTCTACAGCCTCTGTAAAAACATGGATCTCATCCACAGAGTCCAgaccacattcactcagcctCTCTATGCTGGACTTGGTACTTTCTGGTATGGAACCAGTGTTGAGATTAAACTCTTAAATTCTTTGCCTTGTTTAGATGATTCTTCACATGTGATGTGAATAATATTTGTAAAGTGAAAACTCTTCCCACCCATGTTTCCCACGTGCCCTGAATGCAACTTCAGTGGTACAGGGTGGGAATCCTGTAAACAAACTGACACAGTGTGATATTAAATCTATTTAAATGTCTCTTTACTGTTGTTGTTGGAAGTTTGGTCACGTCTTCCTGCAGTGAAACATCACAAAATGTGAAAACTGATGCACAACACCAGAGGGCGCCTTCATCCTGCTAACCAGATATGTAGTGGAGGTTGAAGCACCTCAGCTCACTTTGTCTGCATGTTTTAATTAACCACATGTTTTAAGGCTGatagaaaccttttataataAACATACTTTGTGTCACACATCACGGTAAATGGTGTCAAACCACTAAAAGTGCAGAAACATCCCCTGTGTggcattttctgaaatatatgTCAAATTCTAATCCCAAAAAGAACTTAACACATAAATGTAGTGgaacaaaaataacaatatttttctcaaaaatGTTCTGGAGTAGAAGTAGCAGAGTATAtcaatactcaagtaaagtacaagtaccagtTCAAACTTGACTTCAGTGTAAAGTTTTGTGTTAATCGGACTAATTATTGCCAAGATACACACTTCCTGTATTGATTGCAACatacaggaagttgttcctccataacGTGTGCATTTTTGGGTTTATCAACATTCTTTTCATAACTTTTGATCATGATGGTCCACAGATATTGCATGCAAAATGTCATGTTGCACAGTGAGCTCCACTCTGTCCATATTTCCTTGTTCCCTCCCCTTCTACAGTTGTAAGATGGGTGTAACCGACATGTAGTGAAGTGCAAGAGCTGACCCATTcactgcagaaacacacactctttcagAGCACAGCTCAAACTACTAAAACAAAacctttctgaaaaaaaaactaaactaaaactagcaaacacactctgaaaactaacaaaccaaactaaaataaaataaaaacaactgaaaattcaattcaattcaagatATTTGacacaatttaacaacaactgaAGTTCACACAGAATCTGTTGCAAcagtttttaaacatatttgatTGTATAGTACTAACTTCCAAATGTGTTTCTTGTACAAGCAGCTTATTACAACCACAACCCATATTAAAGTTTATTGTGGCAGTGACCTCTAGTGACCGTAGTAGGCCCAATTATTACTGGAGCAAAACAGGAAGTCTGCACACTGACATCCTCGAGTAAAAAGGAGAGCTTAAATGTCACGCCCTCAAAGATAAGCAACAGTTGGAGCGGTGGagtttttctgtttctccctcgaCGAACAATTCATTTGAATCTCATCAGAATCAGCAGACTATCAGCCAAACACTGGTGAGTACACTATCCCAATGAGCTCAAAACCATTTTATGACAtagaaatgtgtatttttcattaaaaacatgTACATCTTGGAACtattaaaacaggaaaaatcATACCACAGTGACTTTTCCAACCTGCTTCCTGTTCCTCTGAAATTAGTAATTGAGTTTTTATACCACATATGCAGTTGTTAAGATACAAAAAAAACGGAAACAGCACCTTAACATAATTGATGATTAACTGAATGATCAACTGAAATCTCACTGAAAAATAACTGCCTTTCTGACATTAAAGGgtcatttgttttagtttttttcaaccctgaccctattttcccatgcattggcgtcttactccacagcgctgtagagttaggtctggcaatgtgagactagtgtCCAATGTGAACAAGAATCTTTGAAGTTGGTCCAGtacagtcttgtataaagtacttgaaagcaatacttgagtaaaagtacaagtattttaccagaaaatgactttggcagaagttaaagtcaccttttattagattagattagattaaattcaactttattgtcattgtgcagtgtacaagtacaaaggcagcgaaatgcagtttgcgtctaaccagaa
This is a stretch of genomic DNA from Sander vitreus isolate 19-12246 chromosome 12, sanVit1, whole genome shotgun sequence. It encodes these proteins:
- the LOC144527131 gene encoding tripartite motif-containing protein 16-like, giving the protein MAQKGVQLDRESFSCSICLDLLKDPVTIPCGHSYCMNCIKTHWDGEDYKRIYSCPQCRETFTPRPVLLKNTMLAVLVEELKKTGLQAAPADHCYAGPEDVACDVCTGRKLKALKSCLVCLVSYCDQHLQPHCELPIFEKHRLVEPSKNLKENICSHHDEVMKIFCRTDQQCICYLCLMDEHKGHDTVLAAAERTERQKELDGNRQNTQQRIQDREKDVKLLQQEVKAINRSANKVVEDSEKIFTELIRLMEKRRFDVKQKVRSQQKTEVSRVIEVQEKLEQEITELKRKDAELKKLSETEDHNKFLHNYSSLSPLSESTDSSNINIRPLCYFEDVAVAVSEARDTIQEILSEIWTNISLTETEVDVLLSQPEPKTRDDFLKYLCEITLDPNTAHQELLLSEGNRKATSVKQLQSYPSHPDRFTRSKQVLSRESLTGRCYWEVEWDGRGIDVAVAYKDISRAGSSDECGFGRNDKSWAIKCDCNSIKFWHNNVEYSTPGLYPWKAGVYLDHSAGTLSFYSLCKNMDLIHRVQTTFTQPLYAGLGTFWYGTSVEIKLLNSLPCLDDSSHVM